From a single Apium graveolens cultivar Ventura chromosome 2, ASM990537v1, whole genome shotgun sequence genomic region:
- the LOC141695828 gene encoding uncharacterized protein LOC141695828, which translates to MTAIDPEHYIIKEKSELLDHEKAVMLKDAKIRNILHNSFENVMSNRVIACKNAKEIWDALETQCQGTMVIKNNRRVVLVLEYEQFYDKADESIIDIYYRFLTLLNDLSLVGKEYDREDSNTKFLRDLPEEWDTQASIIRHQYDLDLLTLDEVYGMLKTHDLEIQQKKNIKG; encoded by the coding sequence ATGACAGCAATTGATCCTGAACACTACATCATAAAAGAGAAATCAGAATTGTTGGATCATGAGAAGGCTGTAATGCTTAAGGATGCAAAAATCAGGAATATTCTACACAACAGTTTTGAAAATGTGATGTCCAATAGGGTGATTGCCTGCAAGAATGCAaaagaaatatgggatgctttggagacacaATGCCAAGGTACAATGGTAATAAAGAATAATAGAAGAGTCGTTCTTGTGCTAGAGTATGAGCAGTTTTATGACAAGGCTGATGAGTCAATTATTGACATCTATTATAGATTTCTAACACTGctgaatgatctatcattggttggaaaagagTATGACAGGGAAGACTCAAATACCAAGTTTCTGAGAGATCTTCCTGAAGAATGGGATACTCAAGCCTCTATAATcaggcatcaatatgatcttgatttactgacactggatgaagtctatggaaTGCTGAAAACCCATGACTTGGAGATTCAACAAAAGAAGAACATAAAGGGTTAG